The genomic DNA tATCAACTATCCactattttttaacaaacagaGCCTTTAATCatacgagcttataagctataagctcaattTTATGTCTTAACAAACAGAtccttgtttttttcttcataatttttattcttttggtaAATTGAAAAGCTAACCAGGAGTCTTCTTCCATGGTGAATATGGGTGCATATATTTAATCTActtatactattatttttttatgtaatatttAATCTTTTGCTTGGAGTTGTAGTTCACCTATGACTCTGTCCAAGAAGAAGGCCAATCGCCGTGATCGCGTTGATTGAATTAGTGACTTACCATGTAATGTCATTGATGGCATCCTAAAACACTTGAGCATCCAAGAGCTAGTTAATTAGTACCAGTATTCTGTCAAGAAAATGGAGCTATATGTGGACTTCAGTTTGATACGAACACCTTTTATTCGACAAGGACTTTTTTAGAAGGTTTGAGGATCATGATGGCCCTGGCCCTTAGATTTCTAGAATTATCACTGAAGTTCTTTTCCTTCACAATGGGCCGATATATGGTTTTGCTCTTGACATCCCTATCCCTATGTTCTCCAATTTCTTGATCACAAATGAATACCTCAATAAGTGGATTCTGTTTTTGTCAAGGAGGGGCATTAAAAATATTGTGCTTCTCAATTGCGGAACATTTAACAGATTGCCTCATATGAAAATGCCATTTTTTGTCTTCTCTTGTCAAGAATTGACTCACTTTCGGCTTTCTGGATTTAACTTATCAGTTCCGCCCAACTTCGATGGCTTAAAAAGTTTGCGGGTGCTTCACTTAGGATGTAATAGATATGAGCTCGGTTCACTTGAGAGTCTTATTGCTGGCTGCCCATTACTTGAAGAGCTCAACATAATATTTCCTCCAGATGCGAAATCAATTTGTCTCAAGAATGCAAAGAATCTGATTGATCTTAGTCTCACGGTTAATCAAGATAGAGTATCTGGTTTGATCAAAAGTTTGCCGAAAATTCAGAGGCTAGATATAGAATCATATGGCAACAAGGTTAGGAAGCAACATCACTTCTATCTAGTATGCCCTCGCAGTTTGATCTTTTAAACTTATCTTTTATTGTATGTTTGAAAGAGAAGCAacgttgtttatttttttttacggttCAATCCAATGTTTCCAGTATTTACATTGAAAGTTGTACTTATAAGTGTTGTACAAATATACCTCATAGCTCTATGCAGATATCATTCATCCATCACAGTTGATAAGCTTAAAGTATCTGGAATTATTTACCTTGAATATGAATGACAGAGGAGAAGTTTTGTATATTGTTAGTGTACTCAAAAGTGCTTCTAACCTGGTGGAACTTACTATACAGGTGACCATAAATACCTTATTCTTTCCTGGcttgtcttttatttatttttctaccaATCTTAGCTTGTCTTTTCTTTTCATACTTTTGactcttatttttttataatttagagtaataACTATGATGGTGTTGAAGAGCCGAACCAATCGGAGGAGTTAGAATGCAATAGTTGTTGTCTTAGTCAACTTCAGACGGTGCGTATCAGAGTTGGAGGCAGGTTTAAAAATGCAATGAGTTTGATACGGTTCATACTTGCAAATTCCTCGTCATTAAAGACTCTTACTTTTAAAGTTGGTTTTGGCATAAGAATTTTGATGCAGCAATTCTGTTAAACATTTCACAAGACTTGTTAAGGATGGAAAGAGCATCACAAAGAGCACAAGTTGAATTCCTTCACCCGAAGATAGACGTTCAATTGTAAAATGTATTTGATTTTAGCTTTCAATATGACAATTTTCAACCATTATAAATACATGTTCTAACTTCTAAGCATGTTTTGGGAAAGGTCATTTGCATCACATGATTAAAGTCCTAAGGTTTAGAAGAGTACTTGTGCAATTAAGATTTTTAGGCTAGGTTACATATGAATATGATCTCTCTTGTTCCTGAGacaatttgaatattttttagattGATACTTTGTTTTAATATCTTTCATGTTGTTAATTCAATGTTTAATGTTTTTCATGGAATACTCTTGTAATCTAGTGATTTAGAGTTGGAATGACTAGATTGGTTCTTGAAGCTGATATTTCTTTCTAGCTCACGTTCTAATCAAATTAaagtaaacaattaaaaatataatcaacaataattgtGATTTGTGAGCTGAACTTAAAGCAGACATGGGGGATTCCTCCACCTCCTAGAAAATGTGTGCCGCCAGGCAGTTGCAGTAGAGGCAAGGCCTCCAAAACAACAATAGTTGGATCTCCACCTCATAGCCGATACAATCAAAAAGTATTTTTGGATACATCTGAAACTcatatcctgaatgggttgaaAAATTGGTGAGCATATCGGTAGATTCACTATGCAGAAGGAGAACAGATATGTTTCAGAATATATCAGATGATGTCCCATTGGAAATTGATCTCAACTCTACTATAAAGAAGGAGaacataaataactttttttgaacATAAATGACTTCTTAACTTTTCTTTGtaacaaagaaacaaatttatcaaaattatagTACATAActcataattataattatactATGTTGATTCTTGTAACAACCAACTTAGGCACAGCATGATGAGTGAATACAAAGTATCAAAACACATAttcacttcttcaaaaaaacaaaacacactTTAACGTGGCTGCATTAGGATGGCATGcttgtaattttcaaattaaccCAAGCCATTTTTGGTAATTTTCTGTgtacaaaaaaacaataaaaaaaattaatggggagGCCATGGCCTACCCCAGTCCTCACGTGACTCCGCCACTGCgtcaaatcatataaatatatgtataggtttttgtagaaaattatattataacatTACAATGTGTTCATGTTTGGAAGACCCTTAACTTGTCTAGCAAGAAATGACTTGAAATTGGGCTTGAATTAGAAGTCTtgcttgccttttttttttttttttttttccctctcttTATTTGGACTAGCGAAAAGACCGGCACTCATgtgcccgtctttccgctctttttactgtgataaaatttgaaaattatgaactatgttttttttttttttatgaaattttgattttgattaaaactaaaaatataaatgtttgttgctttttagttataacaaaccaaattaaacatgattatctattttaataacaccaataacaatctttattatagaaaaagttgtttaagggtataattgggataataaaaaattaagtgtaaatatactcatttagttttttacactttttaaatgataaagaaagaaaaaacagacatatatatatatatatatatatatatatatatatatatatatatatcgtgtttgttacattttttttcatatttaaatttattcttatatatttgttacatgtgttatttgtttgaaaattaaGGGACAACACATTTACAAAGTGAAGCGATGAGAATACTAGGAACAGCACATTTGGTCATTATGCTCGTGTTCTAGTAGATATTAATTTTGCTGGATTTATTCCGGATAATTTGTGTGTTGAAAGAGATAATTTTGCCTTTGACATTGAGATTGAGTATGAACATCATCCATACTTTTGTTTCACTTGTAATTCTATTGGTCATTCATCGGATCATTGTAAAAAAGATCCTGCCAGTAGAGTTGCTCGTGAAAAGGTCACCGCTAAAGATAATCTTGTTAAGAATGTTCCTAAAAGGCATGTTCAAGTGCAAGACCGTTGGAAAATCGTGGCGGACGAAGATCCTATTATTCTCGACATAATGAAATCTACGGAAGTAACAACTGATGTGTTTGTGGTTGATGTTATAAACCCTGAGGAAGAACTATATTATAGCCCTTCCGCTGAGGCAGTTGAGGTTCTATCAGCACATGTTGAAGAAGCACATGTTGAAGTGATGAATGAAAAACAAAGTGAAGACAAACATAGCAACGAATTCCTCATATGCGCATTGTTGGTCCTTGGAGTGACGCAGTCACAGACTTGGATTATATTCAGGATCCCCCGTCTTGGTATGGTTTGAGTTCTTCCAATGTCATGGTTACTAAAGATGTTTTAAATCCTAACATCGCCCATGACTTGGAAATTTTGCGGCCTTATCTGAAAGACAATGATGTTTGTGCAAGTGAGCCTCGGGTTTATACTGATGAGGAAGAAAGAGAGGCAACTATCAACTACTTGAAGAACCGCTCTCTTGCTAGAGAAGAGCCATTTATTGAGGTGTCTAAGAGTAAGAAGAAGAAGGTGCAGAAAGGTTTTCAGGTTCATAACACTCGTTCTAAGGGAAGACCTCCGACTTGACTTAAGTTCTATCAGTGATTTCGTTCTTTCCTTCCTATCTTTTGGTTTGTTGgttgctttttatttcttttttgctttgtttttcttgtttttgcttTTTCCTTGTTTGAGAAGGTTTTGGTCTATGCCCCCCTTCTCcttttgcttttgtttctttttatctATATATTTATAGGGTGTTGCAGTTGGTTCACTAtctgcacctctttttgcctaaaaaaaaaaagattgaaaattgagggcatttttgtaaagaaaaatcCAACTCAAAAATGTTGTAAgaggtagttttctttatatatagtataactTACTATGTTATAGGTACGGATCTCAGTTGGAAAACCTATGGGACATGTAAGAAACATATTGGTAACTTCGTATTGTAAGTGGTTGAAAATAGGAGTATTTTCTCTAAGCTTGACGTGCTTGCATGGAAGCGGTAAGTTAGTCAAGTCTGAATGTGGGAAGAGTAACAATTTGAGCACCATCTCCATAAAGGTATGTTCCAATTCTAAAATTCATGAAAATTCTATCTTTTTGCTATTTTGTAGCTTGAGGACAAACAAAGGTTTAattttggggttgtgatgatggaacatcatatgatattttttggtatgattttagttattttctttgaattcGAAGGCAAATAAGAGGTCATTTAGAGTAGTTGTCAATGGTTTGAGGaatattttgtattgttttcatttgagTCGTTGTAATTCAGTTTTATCTCAAATCATGCAACTCCAAAGGTGCTTTGAATCTTTTtagtgagaaatcatgtaaGTCGGCAAAACAAGATACCACGTGAAGGATcgagtattttttatttttattaaaagtataaatgtAGATGTTGGCGGGTTTCAAATTACAACAAACCCAACAAATCatatttatctatttcaatgataccaacaatataataaatataatataatttttttaataactacAACAATAAACATGATTATaggaaaaatttgtttaaggttacaattgagataatgaaaaaggCACGCCAAAATTTCATATTGATATtctccctaaaaaataaaaaatatagtatgGATATttgatgtcaattttttttttgttaaaacatcatttcacatacaatatttttataatttttattacttagtgaaaataaaaaagaatatgggTTTGGACTAGGGTTCTCTgcagtaaaaaaatattttgcattcACGCATTCAGTTCATACTTTGTCATTAGATCAAGATCGAACGGTTTATAATCCaagttcaatattttttattttaaaaataattaaaattgtattaaaatcTGATTTGTTCAATCATGATCCAACGACGGCAGAGGTGTCGCATGAATGCGGCAAACTTTTGTCACAAATAATCTGATTTCATGAACAGCATATGCTCCTGTAGGGTTCACCGTGTTACATATTCTAGATATTATCATCATAATAGAACCGAGAAAAGCAATGGGGGATAAGTGTTAGAAAAGCTATCCGTAACTGAATAATAATTGAAAACGAAAATAAAAGACCATAGATACCATCTCTGTGAACGTAGTTTGTTCAATGATGTCTGCCTCTACGACTATAGAACAATTATAATTCTTTTTGTATTATTGTAATGAATTAAAGTTTCAATGTTACAAATAAGAGAAATTTTACTAACCcatttttcaacactctctatcacttatttttttattggatgaactCAATGTATGTTTCACCATTTTGTGTggattcaattttcaaaatatgatttaaatCGATAAAAAAGTGAATATTTAAGAGATTGTTGCTAGCATTATTCTACAAACAATAGAAGACAATATATATAACACTATTAGGGCACATAATGTACtaacaatataaattttatacgAATACTtgtgtcattttaaaaaatgaatactacatatttaaattaattcttCTCAATAATTATTTGCTATTTATGGAATACTTAACATGTAACTTTAAAGGGAATTGCTACATATAGGGAAAAGTAACATCACGAAGCATTCAGGGGTGTGTTTTTAAGTTGATATTTGCAGGAAATTACATCcatgtcatgatttttttttagtgccatactttttgtcaaaaaacacaaaactgtcatactttttcgaaaaattacataaatatcCTACTTTTTCTGAAACCTCTATCACCACACAACCTCAAGTTGTGGGGTATCCTCAAAAGTGACgtattttttgtctttattataCCCCACAACTCCAAGTTGCGGggtactttctttatttttttttgaattttttaaataggaAGCAAGATGGACTAGCGAggtattttgtgctttttttttttaaataaattaaatacccCACAACTTAGTTGTGTGGTACCTTGTGATGTCGAATCAACGCAGACCACTTGGAAAATAGGGTTTTGAAgcaaatttttgaattttataattaattaaaacatattatttatctataaatACTTCATTTCATCTTTCAATTTATCACACCATTTCATCTTCTATTCTTACATCCATCTTCTTTTaaccttattttttttcatcttaaaaGAAGATGGATGTAAGAATAGAAGATGAAATGGTGTGATAAATTGAAAGATGAAAGGAAGTATTTATAgtagataaaataatatattttaattaataataaaattcaaaaatttactttaaaaccCTATTTTCTAAGTGGTCTACGTTGATTCGACATCACAAGGTACCACACAACTCCAAGTTGTGgggtatttaattttttttaaaaaaaaaaaagaaaagcacAAAATACCTCGCTAGTCCATCATGCTtcctatttaaaaaattcaaaaaataaaataaaataaagaaagtaccCTGCAACTTGGAGTTGTGGGGtataataaagacaaaaaattcGTCACTTTTCAGGGTACCCCGCAACTTGAGGTTGTGTGATGACAGAGGTTCCAAAAAAAGTAGcgtatttattcaatttttcgaaaaagtagggcaattttttattttttggcaaAAAGTAGGGcactaaaaaaaaaccatgtcATCCCTTGTTTTCTGGCCAGGAAGCAATTGTATTGGTTAAATGACTGATCGTAATCTGCTCGAGACAAATTTCATCTAGAAAAATAGCATTGCTCAACTTTTAAGGGGTTAAAATcctctctgtaaaaaaaataaataatgatattgTGATCCATTCAATAGCGAGAACCACTACCTGTTTTTCTATATCATTTTCTAAATGACAttctcaatttaattttataaacgGAGAGGATCCTTACTAGTTACTCCGCTTAAAATACATGTTAGCAAGACCAGGGGCGATTTTACCCCCCAGCTAGCTTGGGCACGCGCTCGGGCTCAACCCATACTTTCTTTGTATCATTACAAGAAATTTAACTTTTAGTGATGGCCAAAATTCGTTACTATAGGGCAAATTTCCGTAGCTACATCTGTCTGTCATTGCCAAATAACTGTCGCTGCAAGTTTTCCACTTTTACCTACGGAAAAAACCATAGGTAATTCTAGGAGACCATTTTAAAAACATCATGATATCTACCTACGATTGCGGCTGTCACTAAAAtttatcattgttttattttgctcaaactctaaaaaatttctgaGACTCTGCCACTGAGCAAGACCCTGcaatattacattttattaGAATCAGATTATGCTTGACATGAGAggtaaagaatatatatttttttaaagtttaaagtGACACGCAAGGATCACTTGTTCCCCCAGTCTATCGGTATATACTTTCCTATTTATTTCGTTCTCATGCATACATTCGCTTATTATTTTcctgattttttatttactccCTAAAGCTTAGTTTACAAACATACATGTATGTAAATTTCACCTTTCTTCatttaatttgaaatattaatttgaTCCTCGTTCaaagatgaataaataaattatgaagaCAAATCACAACTTCTGGTCATAAAGTGAGGTTTGTTCCTTCAAAACTtatatatctatttatttaatgggaaatgctaaccggtatCCCCGGTGGTTaatgatataaaaaagaaaattatataatagttaatacattgaaattgtgtaattaatttataataaaatcaaaaacagtttccttttatggtaataattcccttttatgatacccttatttaatttaatgactAATAGTTTTTGTTTACTGCTTCTTACgaaaatatttgaaatcataGCAAACATAATATaacttgttttaattattaacaAATTAAACCATTCTCCAAAAAGAATAACAGATTAAAGATTATTGTAGAGCACACAGAAGAAGCTTGATTAATGAAATTGGAAAATGGAGTTGGTGCTGGAGAACATTGAAGAGCTAATTTCTTGTCATTCGTTTGTTTGAAGGTAATAAGATtatttacccttacccgtcttACAATCTTTAAGCATGAAATGAAGTCCTTTTATTCGTTTGTTCGTAATTTCTTGTTATTCGCTTGTTTTTGTGGAAAATGATCAGCCTCACTGAGGGCACCAAAAAGTATTAGGGGTGAGTAAAATTGGTCAAAAGGTCCTTTTAAACTCGTTACCTCTAGTTGGTCTGCCCTGCTTACCTCGCTGAAAAATCGGGGTGGGACGGGCAATGTCCGCCAACTCatcaaattgttattttttatttatttttgttcaatgAGTTAGATAAAATTTAAAGTAAAGAGCCTCAATAATCCATCATAAcctaaattgattttataagttTGTCTTTAAAACAAATGTATTTGCAGTcaattttatctatttaattaacaccaatattttttttcattacgacaaaattgacaaaaataaaatacataaaaatatagttttttgtttGAGCAAGGCAAACTGAAATTTGAACTCAACCATCTAAATTGACTAAACTCGTCCCTTCTTTTACGGGATCAAGCGGTGTGATCTAAACGGGACAGGTCAGCCCACTTCGccatccttaaaaaatatagacaaatttatttttattaagttattTTTGCCGATTTAggctatttttttaaaatagttttctaCAGTGTAGTGTCTTTTTACTAtaactttttaacaaatatttaaaagaagatgacttcaaatgaaaatttcgtttgaatatttttttttatttttttaagcaatttGAATAATTCTCTTAAAATgtcattataaatattttaacattttgttatatattttttgtataataaaatttaaaacatttcaaaaaagaaactatttcaaatagcttctgataaaaaatatttttaaaagatgtttttataaaaaatttgatttttattatgtaAAATCTCTAccaatgaatatttaagttttttttttttgacaaatcaatgaatatttaagttaatgaatgtcaaaataacttttttaatttataacaaataagtttttttttttttgtggtggccagaGTTCGTaccctggaccttgcatatattatgtattgtccttaccaacccaactgagctaagctcacaaagACATAACAAATGAGTTTTTtggccgaggtttgaaccccggaccttgcatacattatgcattgtccataccaactaaACTAAGCTCACGAAGATATAacaaatgagtttgaaataactgctactatttttgaataaatttttaaaaaatcatatttagaaatacaaagaaaaaatcGCTTTTTTAAATGGATAAAAAACGAACCCAAAAACAAATTCATCTAATTGGTTAGCTTATATATGTAACCCATGATTGGATCGAAATTCTCTTAAAGTGAGCAATTTCCTTTGAAgtataaaatagataatatcaaccacattaattaataaatcaaatgtaaagattatatatataaaataacaaacaactatctctcaacaaaaaattaagaaataactAGGTTATCAAAATAACACCCATAATTTCCTCACTTTACATTTTagtcactttaaaaattcaaatccaCTATAATTTATGTATATGGGTCACCATAATCCGATacaaacttctttttcaaaaattgatatCCAATTCTTTAAGACTAATTCCTTCCCAGATTCAATTGACCACAAAACATCACATTTATTTAGGTAAAAAATAAGAACATATtcagtaaaagaaaaaaagaatatattaaaGTTTAATTGACGAATTGACCCAACCAAAATTTACTATAGGTTAAGGTTGGGTATAACCTACCCATTTAAGTATATATGTGTCCTCATCATGAATGATGTGATAAGCCACTTAAATgtcaacttttttatttgattttatttttagaatgaGTTGAATCCAAAACgtgttttctattttaatttctctAAACCAAATGCCCGACTCATTCGTGCATTTTCTGGCTCAGGACAAACCTATAATTTGGATCCTAATTAACtagtataaaatatttgatttcttaaagTGTGAAAATAATTTACTTGAAAATGATACTTTTTATCAAGTTAAGAAATaatctaataaaaatattagactttataaaaaaaatattaaatttttatttaatattcaaatgctcataaaaaataaaggctaaaatatggttttgatccctgcaaatatgcctcgttttggttttagtccctgtaaaaataatttgttgtttttagtccctgcaaaatattttgtttttgaaaatagtccctgcagggactattttcaaaaacaaaatattttgcagggacctttttcaaaatcaaaagattttgcagggactatttctctaataaaatgggttcagtcatcatgtgccacgtgtgcaaatcatcacaaaattggagccagggaccaaaaccaaaatgaggcatatttgcaggaccaaaaacaacaaaaaaattttgcagggactaaaaccaaaacgaggcatatttgcagagaccaaaaccatattttagccaaaaataaATCCTATGAGAATTTTTAGATGCAGAGTCATTAATAATTGCGTCCACATCAATATGTTCAATCATATATTTTCAATGCATAGAATGGCTAGAACAATTGAAACATTTGGATAACAATATGCGACTTTGACaaactcaaaattttaaaatg from Medicago truncatula cultivar Jemalong A17 chromosome 8, MtrunA17r5.0-ANR, whole genome shotgun sequence includes the following:
- the LOC25500816 gene encoding F-box/FBD/LRR-repeat protein At1g13570, with the protein product MFSNFLITNEYLNKWILFLSRRGIKNIVLLNCGTFNRLPHMKMPFFVFSCQELTHFRLSGFNLSVPPNFDGLKSLRVLHLGCNRYELGSLESLIAGCPLLEELNIIFPPDAKSICLKNAKNLIDLSLTVNQDRVSGLIKSLPKIQRLDIESYGNKLYADIIHPSQLISLKYLELFTLNMNDRGEVLYIVSVLKSASNLVELTIQSNNYDGVEEPNQSEELECNSCCLSQLQTVRIRVGGRFKNAMSLIRFILANSSSLKTLTFKVGFGIRILMQQFC